Proteins encoded together in one Rhodospirillaceae bacterium window:
- a CDS encoding inositol monophosphatase translates to MTTSRLPRVDSKTVADLIREVAAVEILPRFRNLKEGDTRQKSPGDFVTIADESAELALTPGLLAILPGSVVVGEEATAKDPDVMKALAGTAPVWVVDPIDGTGNFASGNEGFVSMLALIQGDDVLASWIFHPITGQMTIALKGEGVTIDGREIAPFKPVAEPKGVLAYGSRGVPGIAELVDQRRARLNQVKSSRAAGIDYVRMAQGEIDFTFFSGIMPWDHAPGAMVIRELGGHIGYIRGDESYRPSQALHAAGILAANSPDIWRDVHSKLFGEK, encoded by the coding sequence GTGACGACATCCAGGCTTCCCAGGGTCGATAGCAAAACGGTCGCCGATCTCATCCGGGAGGTGGCAGCCGTCGAGATCCTGCCGCGTTTCCGCAATCTGAAGGAAGGCGATACGCGCCAGAAATCGCCCGGCGATTTCGTCACCATCGCCGATGAATCGGCCGAACTGGCGCTGACACCGGGCCTCCTTGCGATCCTGCCCGGTTCCGTGGTGGTGGGCGAGGAAGCGACCGCGAAGGATCCCGATGTCATGAAGGCACTGGCCGGTACGGCGCCGGTCTGGGTCGTCGACCCGATCGACGGCACCGGAAATTTCGCCAGCGGCAATGAAGGTTTCGTTTCCATGCTGGCCCTCATCCAGGGCGATGACGTGCTGGCGAGCTGGATCTTTCACCCCATCACCGGCCAGATGACCATCGCCTTGAAGGGCGAGGGCGTCACCATCGATGGCCGGGAGATTGCACCCTTCAAGCCTGTTGCCGAACCGAAGGGCGTGCTGGCCTATGGGTCACGCGGCGTTCCCGGCATCGCCGAACTGGTCGATCAACGCCGCGCCCGCCTCAACCAGGTGAAAAGCTCGCGCGCCGCCGGCATCGACTATGTTCGTATGGCGCAGGGCGAGATCGATTTCACCTTCTTCAGCGGCATCATGCCCTGGGACCACGCGCCGGGCGCCATGGTCATCCGCGAACTTGGCGGTCATATCGGCTATATCCGCGGTGATGAAAGCTATCGACCGAGCCAGGCCCTGCATGCCGCCGGCATCCTCGCTGCCAACAGCCCCGACATTTGGCGCGACGTACACAGCAAACTGTTTGGCGAGAAGTAG
- a CDS encoding HAMP domain-containing protein gives MPALGKRAAKAPLTKTLRRWSADIGFERIFAICLMLLGAGLGLLTYLALTDVWDTEEPVRTITWLLTGDLVVALALATIIARRAVLLWMGRRKGLAGARLHARMVVMFALIAVIPTIVVSIFSVAFLNYGLNTWFSDRIKNAVESSLNVAQSYLIESQQRIGDDTSAIASELQISGLADVGNPDRFQAILDRQLSLRGLSEGIVIDRRMQVLVRSSFSVMMEFSLDIPEEAFDKADRGETAILLMPTGDRVRALLLLDPVSGLYLYTGRLIDDRVLSAVRGNEDAVRLYRYLERDRSTLQITVGVIYAVLALLMLLGAIWYAIVSASKLVKPLSRLALAAQKIGGGDLSARVKVGARDDELSALSRTFNVMVSQLQSQQAALISANRDLNDRSRLTGLILSGVSAGVIGVTENGIVDFANRSASVLLGRNWTRVSASRWRSLFPRWPSCWPKRSIAIRAPPMARFP, from the coding sequence ATGCCCGCCCTGGGCAAGCGCGCCGCCAAGGCCCCGCTGACGAAGACATTGCGCCGCTGGTCGGCCGATATCGGCTTTGAGCGAATCTTCGCCATCTGCCTGATGCTCCTGGGGGCTGGCCTTGGCCTCCTGACCTATCTCGCCCTGACCGACGTCTGGGACACCGAGGAACCGGTCCGCACCATAACCTGGTTGTTGACCGGCGATCTTGTCGTAGCCCTGGCGCTCGCTACCATCATCGCCCGCCGCGCTGTCTTGTTGTGGATGGGCCGGCGCAAGGGTCTGGCGGGGGCTCGGCTCCATGCCCGTATGGTGGTGATGTTCGCGCTCATTGCCGTCATCCCGACGATTGTTGTGTCGATTTTCTCCGTGGCCTTTCTCAACTATGGCCTCAATACCTGGTTCTCTGACCGCATCAAGAACGCTGTCGAAAGCTCGCTTAACGTCGCCCAATCCTATTTGATCGAGTCACAACAGCGAATTGGCGATGACACAAGCGCAATTGCCAGCGAGTTGCAGATCAGTGGTCTCGCTGATGTCGGCAATCCGGATCGCTTCCAGGCCATCCTCGACCGGCAGCTCAGCCTGCGTGGGCTGTCGGAGGGGATCGTCATCGACCGCCGCATGCAAGTCTTGGTGCGTTCCAGCTTCAGCGTCATGATGGAATTCAGCCTCGATATTCCTGAGGAAGCCTTTGACAAGGCTGATCGCGGCGAGACGGCCATCCTCCTGATGCCAACGGGGGATCGCGTGCGCGCGCTGCTGCTGCTTGATCCGGTCTCGGGCCTCTACCTTTATACCGGGCGGCTGATCGATGACCGCGTGTTGAGCGCGGTACGCGGGAACGAAGACGCGGTGCGACTCTATCGTTATCTGGAACGGGATCGCTCGACGCTGCAGATTACCGTGGGCGTGATCTACGCCGTCCTGGCGCTCCTCATGCTGCTGGGCGCGATCTGGTATGCGATCGTCTCAGCAAGCAAGTTGGTAAAGCCCCTGTCGCGGCTGGCGCTCGCCGCACAGAAGATCGGCGGTGGCGATCTCTCGGCCAGGGTCAAGGTCGGCGCCCGCGATGACGAACTCTCTGCCCTGAGCCGCACCTTCAATGTCATGGTCTCGCAATTGCAGAGCCAGCAGGCTGCGTTGATTTCTGCCAACCGGGACCTCAATGACCGCAGCCGCCTCACCGGGCTGATCCTCTCCGGTGTTTCGGCCGGCGTGATCGGTGTTACCGAGAACGGCATTGTCGACTTCGCCAATCGATCCGCGTCGGTCCTGCTGGGGCGGAACTGGACCAGGGTATCGGCCAGCCGCTGGCGGAGCTTGTTCCCGAGATGGCCGAGCTGCTGGCCCAAGCGCAGCATCGCAATTCGGGCACCGCCGATGGCCAGATTTCCCTGA
- the ntrC gene encoding nitrogen regulation protein NR(I), translated as MSKTVLIADDDRAIRMVLSQALAERGHLVKTAANAATLWQWVKGGEGDVIVTDVMMPDGDGLDLVPRIKAERPDIPIIVMSAQNTILTAIKATERGAFEYLHKPFDLSALTAAVERALTRPRDGAAVPPRTAVTEEKLPIIGRSTAMQEIYRVVARLVGTDMTALIHGESGTGKELVARALHDFGRRRERPFIAVNMAAIPRELIESELFGHEKGAFTGAVQRGIGKFEAASGGTLFLDEIGDMPLEAQTRLLRVLQSGEFTPVGGRTPIRADVRIVAATHRDLRQLIQQGRFREDLYYRLNVVPITLPPLRDRVEDIPDLARHFLELIASEGLALKTLDPEAQTLLKRHRWPGNVRELENLMRRIAVLYSEPAIDARIVTEQLKAQEQAANVGARASDETLGQSVERHLRAYFDAHEGALPARGLYDRILHEIERPLLSISMEATRGNQIRAADLLGLNRNTLRKKLKELELQPTRGGR; from the coding sequence ATGAGCAAAACCGTCCTCATCGCCGATGACGACCGCGCCATTCGCATGGTGCTGAGCCAGGCGCTCGCCGAACGTGGTCATCTGGTCAAGACCGCCGCCAATGCGGCCACCCTGTGGCAGTGGGTCAAGGGCGGGGAAGGTGACGTCATCGTGACCGACGTCATGATGCCCGATGGCGACGGTCTCGATCTCGTGCCGCGGATCAAGGCGGAACGTCCCGACATTCCGATTATCGTCATGAGCGCCCAGAACACCATCCTGACCGCCATCAAGGCGACGGAGCGGGGCGCCTTTGAATATCTGCACAAGCCCTTCGACCTCAGCGCGCTTACCGCGGCTGTCGAGCGCGCCCTGACGCGTCCTCGCGACGGCGCTGCGGTTCCGCCGCGAACAGCGGTCACCGAAGAGAAGCTGCCGATCATCGGCCGTTCCACGGCGATGCAGGAAATCTATCGTGTCGTGGCCCGTCTTGTCGGCACCGACATGACGGCGCTCATCCACGGCGAATCTGGCACCGGCAAGGAGTTGGTGGCCCGTGCGCTGCATGATTTCGGTCGCCGCCGCGAGCGGCCATTCATTGCTGTCAACATGGCGGCGATCCCGCGCGAGCTCATCGAAAGCGAGCTTTTCGGACATGAAAAGGGTGCTTTCACTGGGGCCGTCCAGCGTGGCATCGGCAAGTTCGAGGCTGCCTCCGGCGGTACCCTGTTCCTCGACGAAATCGGCGACATGCCGCTGGAGGCACAGACCCGATTGCTGCGTGTATTGCAATCCGGCGAGTTCACGCCCGTCGGTGGCCGCACGCCCATCCGTGCCGATGTCCGAATCGTCGCAGCGACCCACCGCGATCTCCGCCAGCTTATTCAACAAGGCAGGTTCCGCGAGGATCTCTATTATCGCCTTAATGTGGTGCCAATCACCTTGCCGCCTTTGCGCGACCGGGTGGAAGATATCCCTGATCTGGCACGTCACTTCCTCGAACTGATTGCGAGCGAGGGTCTTGCTCTCAAGACACTGGACCCGGAGGCACAGACTCTGCTCAAGCGTCACCGCTGGCCAGGCAATGTGCGAGAGCTTGAAAACCTCATGCGTCGCATTGCCGTGCTCTACAGCGAACCGGCGATCGATGCCAGAATCGTGACGGAACAGTTGAAGGCACAGGAGCAGGCGGCAAATGTCGGCGCCCGCGCCAGTGATGAGACTCTGGGCCAGTCGGTTGAACGGCACCTTCGTGCTTACTTTGATGCCCATGAAGGGGCTCTGCCGGCGCGCGGCCTCTATGACCGCATCTTGCATGAAATCGAACGGCCGCTGCTCTCCATCTCAATGGAAGCGACCCGCGGAAATCAGATTCGGGCAGCCGACCTTCTTGGCCTCAACCGCAACACGCTCCGCAAGAAACTCAAGGAACTGGAGCTGCAACCGACGCGCGGAGGCCGCTAG
- a CDS encoding PAS domain-containing protein: MNRALPAVAIPKLAPSQLPVGPAARSLSALPDALALLEALPLAILALDADNHVVSVNAAAESLLGLSRSQLVSKPLNEHIAADSPLFALIDAARGGASAVGESDMSLSGPRLTIEHAAVDVATLSNPVGHVALLLQDRGLEWRLAQQAVSRDAVRSAKAIAAMLAHEVKNPLSGIRGAAQLLESKVSASDRQLTQLICEETDRIVGMVNGLEVFTDSRPTQMQPVNIHEVLEHVRRLAQAGFGRTVAFREEYDPSLPPVLGNRDQLIQVFLNLFKNAAEAVPATGGIIVLNTRYRPGLSVSEPGAASRRRLGLVITVQDNGAGVPDALKAQLFEPFVSGKAGGKGLGLALVAKIVTDHGGLIDCDSQPGRTTFSVILPIADARGEQ; the protein is encoded by the coding sequence ATGAACCGCGCCTTGCCAGCCGTGGCGATCCCTAAACTGGCGCCAAGCCAATTGCCGGTGGGTCCTGCCGCACGCAGTCTTTCCGCTTTGCCCGACGCCCTGGCCTTGCTCGAAGCCCTGCCGCTGGCGATCCTGGCGCTTGATGCCGACAATCATGTGGTGAGCGTTAATGCCGCGGCGGAATCTCTTCTCGGCCTCAGCCGCTCGCAATTGGTCTCGAAGCCCCTCAATGAACATATTGCGGCCGATTCACCGCTCTTTGCGCTGATCGACGCCGCGCGTGGCGGCGCCAGTGCCGTGGGTGAATCCGATATGTCGTTGTCCGGTCCGCGCCTTACCATCGAGCATGCCGCGGTCGATGTTGCGACCTTGAGCAATCCCGTCGGTCACGTCGCCTTGTTGCTGCAGGACCGCGGCCTCGAGTGGCGTCTGGCGCAACAGGCAGTCAGCCGTGACGCTGTGCGCTCGGCCAAGGCTATCGCCGCGATGCTGGCGCACGAGGTGAAGAATCCGCTCTCTGGAATCCGGGGCGCAGCGCAATTGCTGGAATCCAAGGTCTCTGCCAGTGATCGTCAGTTGACCCAACTGATCTGCGAGGAAACGGATCGCATCGTCGGTATGGTGAACGGCCTTGAGGTCTTTACCGATTCACGGCCGACCCAGATGCAGCCGGTCAATATTCACGAAGTGCTGGAACATGTGCGGCGTCTGGCGCAGGCCGGCTTCGGTCGCACCGTGGCCTTCCGCGAAGAGTATGACCCCTCGCTGCCGCCGGTACTCGGTAACCGCGATCAACTGATCCAGGTCTTCCTAAATCTCTTCAAGAATGCGGCTGAGGCCGTGCCGGCGACTGGTGGCATCATTGTTCTCAACACGCGCTATCGCCCCGGCCTGTCGGTGAGCGAACCCGGCGCCGCCTCACGACGTCGCTTGGGACTGGTCATCACTGTGCAGGACAATGGTGCCGGTGTGCCCGATGCCCTCAAGGCGCAGCTTTTCGAACCCTTCGTCAGCGGCAAGGCCGGTGGCAAAGGCCTCGGCTTGGCCCTCGTCGCCAAAATCGTGACCGATCATGGCGGCTTGATCGATTGCGACAGTCAACCAGGCCGCACGACTTTCTCGGTCATCCTGCCGATCGCGGACGCGCGTGGAGAACAATAA
- the hflX gene encoding GTPase HflX — translation MSSHESTKLTATIEQAGGAHLDLDGIRHGDRTLVIHPVFKTGPRALYSGGRTPESRLEEACGLARAIDLNVVAAECVRINDPKPNTLMGSGNVERIAERIKTEEVDLIVFDASLTPVQQRNLETEWKAKVIDRTGLILEIFGERARTREGQMQVELAALSYQRSRLVRSWTHLERQRGGFGFIGGPGESQIEMDRRLIDERIVRIKKDLEDVKRTRALHRQARKRVPYPVVALVGYTNAGKSTLFNRLTKASVMAADLLFATLDPTMRRVHLPSGREIILSDTVGFISDLPTELVAAFRATLEEVLEADVILHVRDVAHPETDGQKADVEAVLAGLGLGHEITDAMVEILNKIDLLDEPAREALLAQASRDPRLMPISALTGSGIDELLAAVDRRLAAQRTIETYRIGHDEGAAQAWLYSHGEVLGRVDDEDFTEITVRLAPEDVQRFERQRSDKANAMNKDNR, via the coding sequence CTGTCTAGCCACGAAAGTACAAAATTGACGGCAACGATTGAACAGGCCGGCGGGGCGCATCTCGACCTCGACGGTATTCGCCATGGCGACCGCACGCTGGTCATCCATCCGGTCTTCAAGACCGGACCGCGCGCACTGTACAGCGGTGGCCGCACGCCGGAATCCAGGCTTGAGGAGGCCTGCGGTCTCGCCCGCGCCATCGACCTCAATGTCGTGGCGGCCGAATGCGTCCGCATCAACGACCCCAAGCCGAACACCCTGATGGGTTCGGGCAATGTCGAGCGCATCGCCGAACGCATCAAGACGGAGGAGGTCGACCTCATCGTCTTCGACGCCTCGCTCACTCCGGTGCAGCAGCGCAACCTTGAGACTGAATGGAAGGCCAAGGTCATCGACCGCACCGGCCTCATCCTCGAAATCTTCGGCGAGCGCGCCCGCACCCGTGAAGGCCAGATGCAGGTCGAACTGGCGGCGCTATCCTATCAACGCAGTCGGCTGGTTCGTTCCTGGACCCATCTTGAGCGGCAACGCGGCGGCTTCGGCTTCATCGGCGGTCCCGGCGAAAGCCAGATCGAAATGGATCGCCGCTTGATCGACGAACGCATCGTGAGGATCAAGAAGGATCTTGAGGACGTAAAGCGCACTCGCGCGCTGCATCGCCAGGCGCGGAAGCGCGTGCCTTATCCCGTGGTGGCTTTGGTCGGCTATACCAACGCCGGCAAGTCGACATTGTTCAACCGCCTCACCAAGGCCTCGGTGATGGCCGCCGACCTCTTGTTTGCGACACTCGATCCCACCATGCGGCGCGTGCACCTGCCGTCCGGCCGCGAGATCATCCTGTCCGATACGGTGGGTTTCATCTCCGATCTGCCGACCGAACTGGTCGCGGCCTTCCGCGCCACTTTGGAAGAAGTCCTGGAGGCCGATGTCATCCTCCATGTCCGCGACGTGGCCCATCCGGAAACGGATGGCCAGAAGGCCGATGTCGAGGCGGTGTTGGCGGGTCTCGGTCTCGGTCACGAAATCACCGATGCGATGGTCGAGATTCTCAACAAGATAGATCTCCTCGACGAACCGGCGCGCGAGGCGCTGCTGGCACAAGCCAGCCGCGATCCGCGCCTGATGCCGATCTCGGCCTTGACCGGCAGTGGCATTGACGAATTGTTGGCGGCGGTCGATCGGCGTCTTGCGGCGCAGCGGACTATCGAAACCTACCGCATCGGTCATGATGAAGGTGCGGCGCAGGCCTGGCTCTACAGCCATGGCGAAGTACTGGGCCGGGTCGATGACGAGGACTTCACGGAAATCACGGTGCGTCTGGCACCTGAGGACGTGCAGCGCTTCGAGCGTCAACGTAGCGACAAGGCCAATGCAATGAACAAGGATAATCGTTGA
- a CDS encoding HAD family hydrolase produces MSGRPAALLFDWDNTLVDSWRVIHAAMNETLDAMGHPRWSRAEAETRIRASMRDSFPGLFGERWHDAEKTFYAAFERLHMEQLEPLPGAADLLAWAAEAGFYLGVVSNKRGSYLRKEASHLGWDKYFTALAGAGDAARDKPAREHVQLALDPGNLQPGAHVWFIGDTDIDLICGHNTGCVPVLIRPQAPHVGEFGEAAPRRLFSCPFRTSGRASGSLD; encoded by the coding sequence ATGAGCGGTCGGCCGGCTGCCCTGCTGTTCGACTGGGACAACACGCTGGTCGATTCCTGGCGCGTCATCCATGCGGCGATGAACGAGACGCTCGACGCCATGGGACATCCGCGCTGGTCCCGCGCCGAGGCGGAAACCCGCATTCGCGCCTCGATGCGCGACAGCTTTCCGGGCCTCTTCGGAGAGCGCTGGCACGATGCCGAGAAAACCTTCTACGCCGCCTTTGAACGCCTGCACATGGAGCAGTTGGAACCGCTGCCCGGTGCAGCCGACCTGCTTGCCTGGGCGGCTGAAGCTGGCTTCTACCTGGGCGTCGTCAGCAACAAGCGCGGCTCCTATCTCCGCAAGGAAGCCAGCCATCTCGGCTGGGACAAGTATTTCACAGCGCTTGCCGGTGCCGGCGATGCGGCCAGGGACAAGCCTGCCCGCGAACATGTCCAGCTAGCCTTGGATCCCGGTAACCTGCAACCGGGCGCTCATGTCTGGTTCATCGGCGATACCGATATCGACTTGATTTGCGGCCACAATACCGGCTGCGTCCCGGTATTGATCCGGCCCCAGGCACCCCATGTGGGCGAGTTCGGCGAGGCAGCGCCGCGGCGACTATTTTCCTGCCCTTTCAGGACTTCAGGCCGCGCTTCAGGCTCTCTAGACTGA
- a CDS encoding D-amino-acid transaminase, protein MGRLAYVNGRYVPHGHAMVHIEDRGYQFADGVYEVVPVVDGVLIDEEQHLDRLGYSLAELRIGWPVRRAALKLILRELMARNGLRRGIIYFQVTRGVAPRDHKFPGTTKSALIVTTKRLNPPSAAMINDGVAVSTQPDIRWARRDIKSISLLPNILAKQAAVEAKAFEAWLVEADGTVTEGSSTNAWIVTKAGELVTHAKNHDILGGVTRLSLLELVASAGIKLVERSFTVAEALAASEAFLTSSSAFVVPVTRIDGKTISDGKPVPVSRKLREMYIEAVNQQIKAAS, encoded by the coding sequence ATGGGCCGTCTTGCCTATGTCAACGGCCGTTATGTGCCCCATGGCCATGCCATGGTCCATATCGAGGATCGCGGCTACCAGTTTGCCGACGGCGTCTACGAAGTCGTGCCAGTGGTGGATGGCGTTCTCATCGACGAGGAACAGCACCTCGATCGTCTGGGCTATTCGCTGGCCGAGCTCCGAATCGGTTGGCCGGTACGGCGAGCAGCCCTGAAACTGATCCTGCGCGAACTGATGGCTCGGAACGGACTTCGTCGCGGCATCATTTATTTCCAGGTGACTAGGGGCGTTGCCCCGCGCGATCACAAGTTCCCGGGCACCACCAAATCCGCCCTGATCGTTACCACCAAGCGGCTAAACCCACCCTCGGCCGCCATGATCAATGACGGCGTCGCCGTTTCCACCCAACCCGATATCCGTTGGGCGCGGCGCGACATCAAGTCGATATCGCTCCTGCCCAACATCCTCGCCAAGCAGGCCGCGGTCGAGGCCAAGGCCTTCGAGGCCTGGCTGGTCGAAGCGGACGGCACCGTCACCGAAGGATCCTCGACCAATGCTTGGATCGTGACGAAGGCGGGCGAACTCGTGACCCATGCCAAGAACCACGACATCCTCGGCGGCGTCACGCGCCTTTCACTCCTGGAACTGGTCGCCAGCGCCGGTATTAAATTGGTGGAACGGAGCTTCACAGTCGCCGAGGCGCTTGCCGCCAGCGAGGCCTTCCTCACCTCGTCATCGGCCTTCGTGGTGCCGGTCACCCGCATCGACGGCAAGACAATTAGCGACGGCAAGCCCGTTCCAGTCAGCCGGAAGTTGCGGGAGATGTACATCGAGGCCGTCAATCAGCAGATCAAGGCCGCCTCATGA